The genomic region TGCAAAAGGACTTTATTTTGGTAGAACTAAATAAGAGTGGGTAAATTATTTGAAGGCCAATCGGCCTCCTTTTATTGAAATTCTAAGGAAAGTATGATAATTTCAATTTGGTAAGAAATAAAATTAACATAGAGATAGGCAACACAAAATAAGAAGAGGCCATATGGCTACAAATAGTTCAAGATCCCAAAGAAATTGTTGACATGGGCTTGGATAAAACTACATCAGAAAACATTGGTCAAAATGCAAATGATACAAGGTGTGTAATGTGGAGGGAGAgaaaaaaatggaaagaatctTTTCTCAAGTAGAATATTAAAGAACAAAGCAAGCTATTAAGAGAATACAATTAAATGTAGGCATACATATTAAAGGAATTTATAGATATAGGATGTCAGGTCAAAAAGAGAGATAACATTGGAGATTACACTAGATATGAACTATAAGAGGAGATTTAAAGGGTTGTTGATGCATtgtcaaatgaaaaatattttaacaAAGATAATCTAAAGAAGTTTGTAGGGATACACTTTGCAGTACcttggtatgatgataatgtagcTAATTTCATTAATAAAATGGATAGTGTCTGTACAAATGGAACTCTCTGGAAACTTAAGACTCAGAACGTAAGCATTCCACAACATACTAAGATTCCACCCTTAACTTAGGAATTCAAGGATTAGAAGGCACATATGGAAGTTGTACAATAGGGCCTAGTGGATGGGTCAGACATGGGCTCACAAATCAGCCACTTCATCCTTAGTCATTcatgtattttaaaaaaatttagtgtTTATAAAGTTCAATTGtatcaaaaatttattttaatgattCTTTAAAAAGAAAATAGTTTCAAGACTCTTTGATACTTACATTTTGAAGATCTTTGAATATGTAATTAATGGGCATTTGACAGGTCATAATTGTTCATTCCCATTGCATTGTAGTGCAAGTGAGACAAAATCAAAGAAGGATCAATAAATTCTTGTTCCTTAAGGAATTATTTTGTCTATGTTTTTGAAATTGAATGTGGTGATTGATatttacttctaaatctttgtccTAGGATAAATGTTTGGATATTACTTTTCCTTGTAAATATGATATTCAACTGGATGGCATTCATTTCCATTTCGTATgtaggaaaatttaaaaataaagttATCAATAAGCCATTGGTATTTCAATATTTTTGTTGCGATGATCGTGATATTCATTTTTCAAAAAGTATTTCAATCTTATAACCTTTGCattaaagtttatatttttaaaacCTACATTTCTATTTGGAATCCATTGATCACATTtgtattacatttttatttttccttttgtacTTCTTGGTTAAAAATATACCCCactatttaaatttcaaaaaactaAAATTTATCATCAATGGGAGTTGTACCCTAATCCAAATTCATAGTAAAGTTAATCAATAACTTACCTAACTATTTTTTACTTATTTGTGATCATATTTGGATGTAATAGGTGCACAATAACTAAGTATTTGAAGaaacaaatttgttaaccaacactaTGCCCTAGTTTTAGTAGTGGTTTATTTATGATATACATTCTATAGCTAAAACCTTAAAAAATGATTATGAAGTGGGTTTATCTTTATAGTTATTAAGTTAGTAAAGAGAGTTCAAAATCTAAGTAGGTTACTAGTAGTTGAAATAGTACTTATACATATAGAGGCTACTATTTTGATTAGTATAGTATTGTTTGCTGTGAAAGAGGTCTAAAGGACAATACTACCAATTGAATAAAATATGTCCATTAGATTcaaaagcaacaaatcatgtgataAGATATTGACATAGCAACAAAACATGAGTTAATGAATACTGAGTACTAATAATTGACATTTCAGATGCCCATTGAATTAAAAACATAACGAATAATATGATATCATACTGACACACcaacaaaaattgaataaaatgtacccATTAGACTCAGAAAACAACAAATCATATCATATCACATTCAGGCACTACACAACCTTTAATGTACAGCTATTAATATAACTTTTTTGTTGATTGTAGAATAATACCTCAACAAAAATAGTACTGGTGAAATTATTTTTGTAAGAcagtaaaattaaaaatatttacatCACTATTTACTCTATGGTACAAATTTTTAATACCATGAAATTAGTCGTCAAATGGACCACTGCGGAACCCTCTAGTCAAGAGAGGAGATTTCTTTTTGTATTAAACAAGATTAGCCAAACGTAGAAAATAAGGAGAATTTCAAATACACCGGTGAATCTGCAAATGAACCCAACTAATTTCATTAATGGTGGAAACGTTTTATAGACTGCCCATCCTTTCATTAAATCATAGTCTGCGTGCTGCCAAAGCTCTGGTAAGAGACTGACCAAACAGGTCgtcctttttaccattctctttGGAAACAGCCTccctttttttgttctttttgaaaaagatcattataaattaTTCAGCTTCTTCCCCTTGACTGGTAGCAATTTCACACTCGCATTATATCTCTCCCCCCATTCCTTTCTTTTTATATACACAACGTTTCAGCCAGTTCTAGCTCGTTATAGGTATAAGTACCACATTACATCTCAGAATAGATCTAAGAATGTTTGAGGAACCTCTATTGATGTGGTAATTGAATCTTTTATTTACTGCAGGGAGGAGCATAGATGGCAGCACGAAATTATAAGCCCTGTGCTAGCTGCAAGAAGCATCGAAAAAAATGTTCAGAGTCGTGTATAATGGCTCCTCATTTTCCATCCACAGATCCCAACAAGTTTGCCGTAGTACATACAGTTTTTGGAACCAGTCATATCCTCAAAACGCTTCAAGTAATTACGTAGACTCTTTCTATTTCTCTTGCTCAACTCATTTTAGTTAAGTATTGAGAATTAATGGTTGTGATGTGGTGTTGTTTTAGGGTATTGAGGATTCTCAGAGAGGAGATGCAGTAAATAGTATGGTGATGGAAGCGAGAGCAAGGGTGGAGGATCCGGTGCATGGGAGTACAAGGACAGTTCATCAACTGCAGGAGCAAATTGCTGAATTAGAAGTACGGCTGGCAGCCATGCAAGAAGAAGTTTCCAGCCTACGCTTGCAGAGAGATCAGATGGCCTCATTCTTACTCACTGGATTTCATCCCACACAAGAAAAAATTGAGGATTTTCTATTAAATGATGTCGATAAGCTATGGGGGGTATCGGTTTAAGTCTTGTGTTTTCTATCAGGTGATGTGGATAAGTTGTTGGGGGCATAATTTTAAGACTATTTTATCGAATTATTAGTCTTAGAtggtaaaattgaaaatatatGACAGAATTTCTGTTTGAAAACTGTTTTGTCTGAATCATGATTATAAATTTCATTCCTCCTATAAAAGTTAGATTGTATCCACAATTTGTTTGTAAAGGAACATGACTTTATTCTTCACGTAAATCTAAAAATATATAGAATTAAACAGGAATAATTAGTATGAAAAATAATGTTAATTTGGGGAATTTAAATGTAACAGTATTTATTCTTAAGAATAACGATAAAGAAGTGTTTTTAATATTTAAGTTGCCTAGGATTTTTATAGAATTATTGTTCAGTATAGGTTTATCTCTAGTTATGGGTGATTTTGCACAGCACAGAACTATTATGCAATTGATAGATTTGAAGTCACAAAATGTACAGTTATACTAATTGATTTGTCTTGACAATAATTTAAAAACCTTGAGGAATTCATTTGATATCAATGGTCCGGTCTCCTAAGTTGAACTCTTTGAACTGTACAAACTTTACAACTATACATAAGATTTAAGATAACAATCTTCAACTATCATGCAAGTGATGTGTATAACTTTTGTGCTAATTGGATTTCTTATAGTGCTCTGAATCAAAAGATTATGTAATTattatgtaattattattttttacaatGCATAGGATTTTTTTAATGATTATGGATGCATTGATTGCATTTAAATACTGAAAAGTATCATATTTCAAATATGCATCAAGTTGGAGAATAAGGTTTAGTTGAATAGATGTtagaattttgatattttttggggATCAATTTAGTCTAGTGCAAGATAAATCTCTCATGTTATAGCATTAAGTGAGCGAAATGCAAACCAATTGGTTGACAATAGACATGTGGGAGTAAGTTCAAGGTTGAGTATAAAAATGATAATTGTTTAAAATTGTGGCAAATTTATAGAAATGAGTGTAAATGGAAAATATGATAGATTGGGGAATGAGACCAAGTATGCAAGTTCAATATTTATACTACatgtaaaataaaaaaatagagagaTATTGTGTAATGGGTATCTTTTGTCGCTTAAGtaaagatagaaaagctataaCTTAATTTAGTGCTAGTGATCACAAGGCATGATAAAGTAGTGTTAAAatattttacatatacaaaaatttatATGGTAGTGCTCCAACTAGTGTGGTGGTTACAAGATGGCACAACATATTGGGAATTGCCCTATCATTTGATCGAGATGATCTATCTAAACATAGTGACGAGTTTCTTTTTGGGTGCttagaaaaatctaaaattttaataaaagacTATTAGAAAGAAGTTATATCCCATTAATCAGTTACATAAACTAAATAGAAGGAGTTTTAAGAGAGGCAAGCTATCACATTAAACATTTAAGAAACTAAGTCATGTAAAGTATAGCAATGTTATAAATGGATCATGTCAAAAGAAAGTACATAATACATAAAATTGTAATGTTGTAAGTTATAGGATTATGAAAAGCATGAAAGTATGTAACTTTATCCATAGtataagaaaattaaattttttatggaACCCACAATAGCAAGGATCACTTATGTATGTATGTAGAACATTAGAGAAAGCAAATAAACTCAATTCCACTCCAATAGAATGGGCACACAATTGAATAGGTAAAAAAATTTGGCTTTCCTACAATGAGATATAAATAAGTGTGTAATATATTGGGCACTATCGTGCAACCAATAGTGTAGGGAGGGTTATGTTGTCCATAATGCACTTGATGACAAATATCACATGATAACATATGGAGAGAATGATGCATATCTTGTTTGATATGATAATGAGTTAAGGATCAATTAATAGTATATGTGCTACAAGATTATAatgatatttaattatattattgatGAGATAAAGATAAACCTTAGTTATAAAATATATTTTCCTACTTACAATTCAAAATTGTATTGATAGATAAGCATGTAGGGTGTTAATATATATGATGTGACCATGAAGATACTTGTCAAGATGATTGAcccttgttggaatcaatgaacactaagagggagggatgaatcaacattctacaatttttaactttgacaatctattcattaaaccacttaatgcatatgaaagaaATTAAAGTGTGGAAACATAAAGAAAAGattagcaacaccataacaccatgatttttatgtggaaacccagttaagggaaaaaccaaggtgggatacaaacccacaatattagcatactctattaaaagtataaaaatattacataggggAATGGACATGCATTTCAGCACATCACCTAGAGCTTAGTGCTCAAATTAAAAGAAAGGGCTACAACTTGGAAGGCTCACTTCTTTACAAAATATTTGTAAGAGATTAAAATGTATTTTGAACTATGAAATAGAGTCAACAAATGTAtggatatagtttcggttaagcagaAAAACATATTCTTACTCTGCTTTGTAATACTGCTTGATCATGATATTCTGCAACATACTAGAGCACCAATCTTCACCTTGTGCACGATCACTTATACACATATCTCACACAATCATTTATCACCAAAATGGTCAAATAAACTTGTCTTATATATACGCATCATCGATTTAAGTTACCAtcatgtcagcttcaagaacacatcacaaaagatgaaatgtgttcgtgcaggagcacctatggaaCACCTATGGAGCACCCATGAAGACAAGGTGCCCTAGGGTCACTAATAGGCCCTCATGGagaataaatgagaaatgaagtctaAAAGGAATTTAAGGTCTTAAAAAAATATAATCATGGCTATTAGAAgcaataaatgcaatgaaatgtaataggaagatcaaaaattgtaaaattgtcaaaattggcaattaggcctagaaagggctaaaattgggttttgaagggtagaataggtttgtgaggaataaaattttttaaaatgtttgtAAGGTCATCTTAAGACCATTTTTATGTGTTGGTAGAGTTAGAGGTCAAGTTTGTtcatgttgacaactttgtttatcaaatgacaactttttgagcagcttttattgtcaaaaatgcaaaaatgacaaaaataggtggttagaggtagttgggttGTTATGGTTCGGTATTGTAGTCCAAAAATGCTATAAAATGATGTAAAACAATGATATTGAGGGATATGGTGAGTTTATGGTTGGAGGcaatcatttggagcaataaaaaccatatttttatgtgcattttttgagtttttaatgtGGCAGTCAGATCTCTCATTGGTTTTGATgcatttcatgtttctattctaaGATATTATTGATTAGAGGTGATAGAGGAATGAATTAAATTTACTTTGGAGGTGGTTTCATTCATTTTCATTATGTTTTACCAAagttatttgcattttcataaaaTCTGCCAAAACCTTGGCTTAGGGTAACCAGTGGCTTCATAAATGTAGtatcttttgttttgcttcataACCAATCCTAATTTTGGGCAGTGATGAGGCCAAATGTGTAAAATACCTTTCCATGGTGTGTTCAAGGTGTCATGCAAGGGTTTGGCACATGGTACATGATGGTTTCAGACTGTTACGAGACTCACAAGGGTAGATTGATTGTTATAGTCAAGTGAAGAAGGCTTTGTTTGATATGAAAAAGTGTATGATGGCCAGAAGGGCTTAGGTAAGTGTTTTTTGGTGATTTTAAAACCTTAATAAGGTGTTGGAGAAAATGGAGTGCCCAAGGAAGGGCTTAAACTGGTGGGTTTCCAAAGATAGCAGTAGACTGTCATAGTGTGACAGAATGACAGTCATAGAAAATGTATCCTGATGCGGGGGACATATCTCAGAGTTGAACCGTTAGATTTGTCTAAATGTTGGATATGTTGTTCCAAATCACTTTCTTATGAATCTCACCTAAGAGATTGAGGATTTTAGGCCCGAGTGAAAATTTATATACCTCTatgtataggtatatctaagaggatGACAAGAAgctaactttggttttatttaatcaaagtgttGAGCATTTTTATCTTGTGAACCTAGCAATGAActtaatgtcagatagactactgatgagggcttccatgacttgcccattttcttatctctctctcttttggtcatcagtgagaatactagtaggaacaacatatacattttcaacataactccagtgtcgaacacccatgcttttgatgaatatcttcatcctgtctttccatataccaaaattttccttgttaaactttggaccttccctcttcatcatttgactaggattttttcctcaagcggttaggattacaacatagaggacctggagtgctctgatacaaattgataactcaatgatgaaccacgagtaccaaaccagtactgagaggggggggggtgaatcaaaacaaacacaaatacagtccaaaattggtttgacaacaaataccccaaatgactgacaagTAGGGATActagtaaaacagagtgcaactggtaacatctagtACAACTCACTCAGCCATGAATCGGTCAatcaataagctaccctcttatCTCAATACTactgtatcattatattctcatgcttaaacaggtaaacttaaccatcaggtcttcacaacagtgagttcaatatgttttatagacaggcataaaacatagaaccttcatatgcttaataggtaaaacaaagcatcacaagacaaaagcatttcacatgacacacatatttttcacgtggaaacccaactgggaaaaaccatggtggggatgaatacccacaagctgctttttgaactctttagaagtccactctgttaggggccttgtccagttaaggacattacaataggttttggtaggaaccaatcctgttagggatcacccggttaagggatacccggttaagggttaaacccggtagggtcaccttgttagaggatttcaagaactcaacagttgaaaggatctcctaagctctctagcttcttagaactcattagcctcgagttacccgattaagggattttaatcaagccagttaagacaaccgatttaagggattttgaatcaagccagttaacgctaccctgttaggggattttacaactgttgaagtggttagagatcaacaggaattacaatgatctgttaacaacactaaatgctaatgcagatccatttaggctcctcttcaccttctgcacattcactttgcagatatctcttctctcctttggtctggcaagaatcacatatcacttctcttggatacacactcacaaattttgccaacaacttcagaaagaaacacaacatcgaccttataggaaacatataggtcagtagcaaaaaccctaaaccctaaacctgttaggttaagcaattcaaatgatttgatcctgatcgttgaatcatactgcattaaatgcaacaatcttgaatcgatctcaagacattctccatcatccattatccactgatttcatggtggttgataaccctttacgcgttatcaccatttgatagacttcgctcattcctgaggtagataggaatagtcttcttcatgtaagatccttcatgcacatagagcttacgtggcaacatgatctgtcctccatcatactgctaactcatcacacaaagatcattgattgagtcacacagacttgaggtactccaaccaaaaaccctgaagtggaagctacctaccaaccggtagtcatacaatgcttccatgtgttggttcccataactacatgccagttcaccttgaacaaatatgccgcttcactttagcatataaaccggttcatacatatgccagttcctctctcttcacctatcacatgtgccagttcacaccatgtctcaaattgacatcaatgacaacataaaatatcattatgtcttcatgttggtTCATGTAATGCCATGTTGGTTCACAtaacgccaacaatctccccatttagcattgatggcaatatacaaaagatatcttctctacttcacatcttctccccatttgctgcagatatcttttcgcttcactccttctccccctttgacaacaatgccaaagtggaggtatagtcatcactgtttcatcatgctgctccccctgaggagtagcatccttctacacaccaatcaaccaaaaatttgtctttctagtacctgactgatgtggaacaatcacttttagttcacctcctgagggggtaatacccctaattcacctctcaaatgcataaatgttgtctttgggagaggcttggtgaatatgtctactaactgctccttactggacacatgctacagtgcaatctctttattctgaaccttttccctcaagaaataataattaagctcaaaatgcttggttctagaatgtaaatccagattctttgatatattgatagcacttgtgttatcacagaatatacttactggttcaaatacagggatcttgaagcctttcagtacatgcttcatccagattgtttgagtgcagttcatgaaagctgcaacatactctgcttttgctatagactgagagatacaactctgctttttactcatccatgagaccagtctaccaccgagaaagaatgcaccaccggttgtgcttttcctgtcatccacattgcttgcccaatcagcatctgtgaacactttcagattgaaattattgttgtatgggtaccacaatccatagtcaactattcccttcagatacctaagaatctgcttgactgaaatcaagtgagattctcttggactcttttggaatcttgcagtaatgccaactgcatgtccaatatctggtttgctatgcactacataatgcaacttaccaatcattgattggtattccttctcatcaactagtgcaaaatcatcctcttttgtcaatttgcaaccggtcaccatcagtgtaccaactggtttgctatcttccatgccaaaaatcttcaacacctctttgacatatttggactgagtgatgaagattccatctttcatctgctggatttgtagtccaatgaagaacttaatctcccctatgagtgacatctcaaactctttcttcatctcatcagcaaactcatgactcatcttgtcatctccaccaaagatgatgtcatcaacaaaaacttcacagatcaggatctgatctccttcaaacttgaagtAGGTATTCCTATCTTCACTtgatctctcaaatccaatcttcacaagatgggaatgtaggcgctcataccatgccctaggtgcttgctttagaccatataatgctttatgtagtctacatactatgtcactgtcttcaaatagggcaaacccatctggttgctcaatatacacctcctcttcaagtacaccatttaggaatgcagattttacatccatttgatataccttgaacctcttaaaagctgcatatgcaagaagcatatgaactccttccaatctggccataggagcaaaggtttctccatagtcttctccttcttcttgagcatatcctttgcataccaatctagctttattcctaatcattgtgccatcctcattcaacttatttctgaacacccatttggtgccaatgacatttttatgctcaggtctaggtaccaaggaccatgtaccatttttctctatctaatcaagttcctctttcattgccttgatctagtcttcatctttatgagcctctttgaatgacttaggctcaaattcagagatcatacatgagttttctctaatctttcttttagtaaggattcctgcatccttatcacctatgatctgcttgggatcatgattcaacttgacatactaaggaatggtcttaactggttcttcttgcttttcttcttcagcctcatcttcatcagtattagcattcACCGGTTTAGGGACACTGATACTGGTACTTTGTTGgctaacaaccagttcccagagggttgcaaccggttcatttatagcttgctcattgtcggtttcctcagtcttctcagaggattcatcaactcttacattgatgctttccataattctctgagtcttattgttgcagcacttgaaagctttactcttggtggaatatcctagaaatattccttcatcacatttagcttcaaatttgcaatgatgttcaatcctcttgatgtaacatttgctaccaaataccttaaagtagttaaccacaggtgtcttaccagtccaacactcataaggagttttgtgcttatcc from Cryptomeria japonica chromosome 3, Sugi_1.0, whole genome shotgun sequence harbors:
- the LOC131063318 gene encoding LOB domain-containing protein 1-like; this encodes MAARNYKPCASCKKHRKKCSESCIMAPHFPSTDPNKFAVVHTVFGTSHILKTLQGIEDSQRGDAVNSMVMEARARVEDPVHGSTRTVHQLQEQIAELEVRLAAMQEEVSSLRLQRDQMASFLLTGFHPTQEKIEDFLLNDVDKLWGVSV